The following is a genomic window from Solanum lycopersicum chromosome 6, SLM_r2.1.
CACGTTCATTAAATTCAGTAGCTTTTGctcaaataatatattcatatttaaaaatttatcaaatatgtatgtataaaaATCAATTCTAAACTTGAACACTTTGAAGTCATCCAtcttaaattcataattcataaagtttttaaaattctaacgtaatcattataaaataagaatagtCAATTCGGAGGCAGAGTAGGTTCAACTAATCTTTGTTGTTTTCGGCtagaattttttatatacaGTATTAGATAAAATTAGAACATATAAATATCATACAATAAATTGAACAAAATGGTActctatattaatataaaattgttaATTCGCCTCTACGCTAACGGACTGGAGTAATTTACACGTACCTCAGTGAGATTAAAATATCcataaaatattagaaattaCAGAGTATTTACATATATCAACTCACCATAGCATCAAACAAAATTGGCTAGAACTCTGATAAAAGTAAAAACAGTATGGTTCTGGCTTATATTTTACCTGCAGTAATTAAAGTTTAATCACGGCCATTATTCTCACCTTGCCATGTCCAAACAATATCTTTAAGGGGAGGCCGTACATCTTCTTCACAGAACTTTTTATATTCTAAGGTGTCTCCGGCAGATTTTGAGAATTCAACAATCGCCACTTGTGGTGCAACTTCGAAAACTTCAGCCATGACTGACAATTTCCCTTTTCGCCCATTCGATGTTCCTTGCATCTTCACCTTGAATTCCTTAGCGGATACAATCTGAAAATTCACCTTCTTCGCTAAAGATTCGAGTTTTGACATGATCGTTGAAGCAGAGCATTTCGATGTGAAAAGAGAACCGGATTTCTTTTTACCTTCAAAAAGGCTCGATAAATCGAAACCTGAAGACATTGACGATATGAATTCAAATGCGTTGTAAAAAGGTGGGGCTGATTTTGATCTAGCTCCCAAACTTGGTTCTTTGGTTTCCTGTTTCTGATCTGTGTTGTTTTCTTCGatggaagaaaaagaagaagatcgATTGAATTCTTTGATAAACCAAGGGACTTTTGTTACAGCTGaaattgtaattcttttttctGGATCAGCTACTAGAAGCTTTGATATCAGTTTCTTAGCTTCAGGGGAAAACCATGGAGGAAATTCATATTCACCTTTAAAGACTTTTCGATACATCTTCATCAAATTCTCGTGTTTAAATGGTAGAAATCCAGCTAaaagaacatataaaataaCCCCACAAGACCAAATATCAGATTTAGCACCATCATACCCTTTTTTCCTCAAAACTTCAGGGGCAACATAAGCTGGAGTTCCACACCGTGTATGAAGCAAACCATCGCTCCTCAATTGCTCAGACAAAGCTGATAACCCAAAATCAGACACCTTCAAGTTTTCATTTTCATCAAGGAGTAAGTTCTCAGGTTTCAAATCGCGGTGAAATACACCGCGACTATGGCAGAAATCAACAGCGCTAATCAATTGCTGAAAGTATTTTCTTGCAACATCTTCCTTAAGTTTGCCATTAGCAACTTTTGCGAAAAGCTCACCCCCTTTAACATATTCCATAACTACAAAGATTTTTTGTTTCGTAGCCATAACTTCTTTGATTTCCACGATGTTTGGATGTCGAACTAATCGCATGATTGAAATTTCTCGAATGATTTGCTCCATCATTCCTTCTCTTTTAACATGATCTTTGTTGATTACTTTAATCGCTACGCTTTCACAAGTTTTGATATCTCTGCTATAATAAACCTTTGCAAATGTTCCTTGGCCTAATAGCCTCCCCATCTCGTACTTCCCGAATATAATACTTCTCGAACCATCCATTAAATGATCCATTTCTTGCTTCGATTGATCAATTTGATCTTCCATAAAGCTGAAAAATGGTTTAAGCAGATGCAAGAAGTGAGGTTTAAAGATGGAATCTTTGTTAATTCGAATGGAATATACTTGAGAATTGTGAAAATGTGAAGTGGAAAAAACAGAGACTCAAATAAAAGGAGGCGGAGCAGTGTAGGGGGGAATTAAGAAAGCTGTGGGCTGGTCCAATAGTTATTGGAGGACATTGTTTGGATAGATGTACAAGGAGGCGGCAAAGCACAAAGAATTCCCACGCATCGAGATCtgactaaatttaaatttatattaaagatttcaatttgaaatatttttaatactttctttatttctaattagtttatcaattataataaattaaataaagacaatttttttttgaaaaaattgtatatatagtaaaatattaattaaaattaattattataaatatagtaatttaATTGTATCTCATATCAAGCTGTATTTTTAATTCGTCTCTCTCCTAGTGAATCTTGATTGCTACTTTTGTCTCTCCCGCTtttatacaaagaaaaatacataaattgtgTTTGTGCTTATATAAAGTGAgcgaaaaattatatatacacatgtatTTTCATTCCCCTCTCTTTCAgatctcgcttgcctctctctcAGATCTTGCTTTTTAGTCTctccctcgcctctctcgcttgtacaaacaaaaatgtataaacacacacacatacatcttcgtcatatatatatatatatatatttgttatgaCGCGCATAATATGTACACACAAGCACGCACACACGTGTGCGtgcacacacacatatatttatgttttttatcaCACACGtgcatatttatgtttgttatgacgCGCAACTACGTACAGAATaactataacatataaatacgATTTTTGTATTTGCTGTATGtgaaagttattttatttttacctattatatcctcaattaattactttgaaaaagcATAATTACTCTGAAAAAATAGAACTTATTAAAAATCTTAAGTTTTTACAATTCTTAATTAATAAGAGAAATGGTAAACTTACTATAtgagtaaatattattttttaatagatgtGATCAttcaaaagtgacaaataattaaagacaaaagaaataataatagtaaatggaatagtatttattatttcatgatAACTCTAATTAATTAGAAAGATATGTATATGATTACATACATACTCCATTATGGAAaagtattattttgaaaattttggcaATTATATCTCCcgacaaattaagaaaaattattcaGACTAAAGTGTTCAATTATTGTCATATTAATTATAAGCATTCTTAGTATTTCTTCTTGTTCTGACGATtgcatactattttttttttgtttttgttacaATTGAATGGGATCgtgaacaataataataataataataataataataataataataataataataattataataaaagtgatAAGACTTACTTCACTaaaagttaatataaaattttatatattgagaGTGATATTTTCGTGAACTCACATGCAACATGATCTGCGGCAAAGCCAAATCGCTTgctttgttattaattttttttcgtaTAAGACTTTGTATATTGCTCcattcatttaaaaaagaatgaccttctTTCCTTtctagtttgtttaaaaaagaatgatctttttctttttttagtaatattttaatttcaacttttcagGTGACATGTTTAAtgccacaagattaaagggcaaTTTGATACATTTaacctaattttaattttggacTACAAGATACAATAGTCTTCTTCATACTCAAACTCCGTGTCAAATCAAACTAGATCATTCTTTTGTTAAACGGAGGAAGTAGCATTTATAAAGagttgattaatatatataccaatTATGTGCAGATATTCAATAATCCTATGACATTATTTTCCTCAAAACAGATATTCTAGCATGTTTTGAGAGTTGACTAATGCATGTCATCTGTGATACACATTtcactataaaaaataaataaaatatactccTTTCTTCGATATTAACTGAATTTGTGAgacaatacacatttaaatttcTCTCTCAAGGCAAATGAGGTCAAAAGTTCAAAATGAATTGCGTTCAACGAAAAGTGGTAGTGTATTTAAGAGTAGAACTGTTGTATATATATCTCCTTTG
Proteins encoded in this region:
- the LOC101258074 gene encoding CBL-interacting serine/threonine-protein kinase 25, whose protein sequence is MEDQIDQSKQEMDHLMDGSRSIIFGKYEMGRLLGQGTFAKVYYSRDIKTCESVAIKVINKDHVKREGMMEQIIREISIMRLVRHPNIVEIKEVMATKQKIFVVMEYVKGGELFAKVANGKLKEDVARKYFQQLISAVDFCHSRGVFHRDLKPENLLLDENENLKVSDFGLSALSEQLRSDGLLHTRCGTPAYVAPEVLRKKGYDGAKSDIWSCGVILYVLLAGFLPFKHENLMKMYRKVFKGEYEFPPWFSPEAKKLISKLLVADPEKRITISAVTKVPWFIKEFNRSSSFSSIEENNTDQKQETKEPSLGARSKSAPPFYNAFEFISSMSSGFDLSSLFEGKKKSGSLFTSKCSASTIMSKLESLAKKVNFQIVSAKEFKVKMQGTSNGRKGKLSVMAEVFEVAPQVAIVEFSKSAGDTLEYKKFCEEDVRPPLKDIVWTWQGENNGRD